Proteins from a genomic interval of Microbacterium abyssi:
- a CDS encoding hemolysin family protein, with translation MTEILLLILAVLLVAFGGLTAAIDAAYGVTSRADLADMALEGRRATALGRIADDLDAHVNAIAFIRVLVEVTAAVLVTAAFTIMFENIWWAMLAAAVLMTGITFVLVGASPRTFGRQRSESMIRSTASIVRGLRVILGPVAQGLVVIGNRVTPGTGRSSFATEDQLLSMVDEAASHDLIEEDDRDLIHSVFDFTDQFVRAVMVPRTEMVTVDADATTDQAMSLFLNRGVSRVPVVDGEADDVVGVLYLKDLVQFAYRDELSWRTASIRPIARPATFVPESMRAETLLQQMKRDAVHVCLVIDEHGGISGLVTLEDLIEELVGEISDEYDHAAAEVVELGDGRYRVSARLSLDDVGDLFGIELEDEDVDSIGGLLGKAVDQIPQPGVTATIDGLVLTGGASRGRGRGIATVFVERAAGAAEETEDD, from the coding sequence ATGACCGAGATTCTCCTGCTGATACTCGCGGTCCTCCTGGTCGCATTCGGTGGTCTCACGGCGGCGATCGACGCCGCCTACGGGGTCACCTCACGCGCCGACCTCGCAGACATGGCGCTCGAGGGGCGCAGAGCCACCGCGCTCGGGCGCATCGCCGACGACTTGGATGCCCACGTCAACGCCATCGCGTTCATCCGCGTCCTCGTCGAGGTCACGGCCGCCGTGCTCGTCACAGCGGCGTTCACCATCATGTTCGAGAACATCTGGTGGGCGATGCTGGCGGCGGCGGTCCTGATGACCGGCATCACCTTCGTGCTCGTGGGTGCGAGCCCACGCACCTTCGGGCGGCAGCGCTCCGAGAGCATGATCCGCAGCACCGCGTCGATCGTGCGCGGCCTGCGCGTCATCCTCGGCCCTGTCGCACAGGGTCTGGTCGTGATCGGCAACAGGGTGACGCCGGGCACCGGACGCAGTTCTTTCGCGACCGAGGACCAGTTGCTCAGCATGGTCGACGAGGCGGCGTCACACGACCTCATCGAGGAGGACGACCGCGACCTCATCCACTCCGTGTTCGACTTCACCGACCAGTTCGTCCGGGCGGTCATGGTGCCGCGCACCGAGATGGTGACGGTGGATGCTGACGCCACGACCGATCAGGCGATGTCACTGTTCCTGAACCGCGGAGTCTCCCGCGTGCCGGTCGTCGACGGCGAGGCGGACGACGTGGTCGGAGTGCTGTACCTCAAGGATCTGGTGCAGTTCGCGTACCGCGACGAGCTGTCGTGGCGTACGGCGTCCATCCGCCCGATCGCACGCCCGGCGACGTTCGTGCCGGAATCGATGCGGGCCGAGACCCTTCTGCAGCAGATGAAGCGGGATGCCGTGCACGTCTGCCTCGTCATCGACGAGCACGGCGGCATCTCCGGGCTCGTGACGCTCGAAGACCTCATCGAAGAGCTCGTCGGAGAGATCTCGGACGAGTACGACCATGCCGCGGCCGAGGTCGTGGAGCTCGGCGACGGACGGTATCGCGTCAGCGCGCGCCTCTCCCTGGACGATGTCGGCGACCTGTTCGGCATCGAACTGGAGGACGAGGACGTCGATTCGATCGGCGGACTGCTCGGCAAGGCGGTCGACCAGATCCCGCAGCCCGGCGTTACGGCGACGATCGACGGGCTGGTGCTGACCGGCGGCGCGTCGCGCGGTCGAGGACGCGGCATCGCCACGGTGTTCGTCGAACGAGCCGCCGGAGCGGCAGAGGAGACAGAGGATGACTGA
- the ybeY gene encoding rRNA maturation RNase YbeY gives MIEINNESTIAVDETVLQRLTDFNLAQLHVSADAEVAIVLVDEGAMEALHVQWMDEPGPTDVLSFPMDELRPGTEDRPTPPGLLGDIVLCPQVAETQAQAAGHTLMDELILLTTHGLLHLLGFDHAEPEEEREMFGLQKELITAFARAERSR, from the coding sequence ATGATCGAGATCAACAACGAGTCCACCATCGCCGTCGACGAGACTGTGCTGCAGCGACTCACCGACTTCAACCTCGCCCAGCTGCACGTCAGCGCGGATGCCGAGGTCGCGATCGTCCTCGTCGATGAAGGTGCCATGGAGGCTCTCCACGTCCAGTGGATGGACGAGCCCGGACCCACCGACGTGCTCAGCTTCCCCATGGACGAGCTGCGCCCCGGCACCGAGGATCGGCCCACCCCGCCAGGACTCCTCGGCGACATCGTGCTGTGCCCCCAGGTCGCAGAGACTCAGGCCCAGGCCGCCGGCCACACTCTCATGGACGAGCTCATCCTGCTCACCACCCACGGACTGCTGCACCTGCTCGGCTTCGACCACGCCGAACCCGAAGAGGAGCGTGAGATGTTCGGGCTGCAGAAGGAGTTGATCACCGCCTTCGCGCGCGCTGAACGCAGCCGATGA
- a CDS encoding PhoH family protein — translation MVQLLGPQDRLLRMLEKQHPDVEVLVRGNEITLSGEATLVAEAKALVEELITITREGADLAPADVATSARMLRHEGGPRPSEVLGEAILSTRGRVIRPKTPGQKEYVDAIEENTIVFGIGPAGTGKTYLAMAKAVQALQRKEVNRIILTRPAVEAGERLGFLPGTLNDKIDPYLRPLYDALNEMMDPEIVPRLMATGTIEVAPLAYMRGRTLNDSFVVLDEAQNTTPEQMKMFLTRLGFGTKMVVTGDITQVDLPQGASGLRLVTRVLDDIDDIHFTRLTSDDVVRHSLVGRIVDAYSEYDEQRTAARHEREQAAEFANRAERRGNQRPGPRDRMPRRGHSS, via the coding sequence ATGGTGCAGCTGCTCGGTCCGCAGGACCGCCTGCTGCGCATGCTCGAGAAACAGCATCCCGACGTCGAGGTGCTCGTCCGCGGCAACGAGATCACGCTCAGCGGCGAGGCGACCCTGGTCGCCGAGGCGAAGGCACTGGTGGAGGAGCTGATCACGATCACGCGCGAAGGCGCCGATCTCGCGCCCGCCGACGTCGCCACCTCGGCACGGATGCTGCGCCACGAGGGCGGACCGCGACCGAGTGAGGTGCTCGGCGAGGCGATCCTTTCCACGCGCGGCAGGGTCATCCGGCCCAAGACGCCGGGTCAGAAGGAGTACGTCGACGCGATCGAGGAGAACACGATCGTGTTCGGCATCGGCCCGGCAGGCACAGGCAAGACCTACCTCGCGATGGCGAAGGCCGTGCAGGCGCTGCAGCGCAAGGAGGTCAACCGCATCATCCTCACGCGCCCTGCCGTCGAGGCAGGTGAGCGCCTGGGGTTCCTGCCCGGCACGCTGAACGACAAGATCGACCCGTACCTTCGCCCTCTGTACGACGCGCTCAACGAGATGATGGATCCGGAGATCGTCCCGCGGCTGATGGCTACGGGAACCATCGAGGTCGCGCCCCTCGCGTACATGCGCGGACGCACCCTCAACGACTCGTTCGTCGTGCTCGACGAGGCGCAGAACACCACGCCCGAGCAGATGAAGATGTTCCTCACCCGCCTCGGCTTCGGTACGAAGATGGTCGTCACCGGCGATATCACCCAGGTCGACCTGCCGCAAGGCGCATCCGGGCTTCGGCTCGTGACTCGCGTGCTCGATGACATAGACGACATCCACTTCACGCGTCTCACCAGCGACGACGTCGTGCGACACTCGCTGGTCGGCCGCATCGTCGACGCCTACAGCGAATACGACGAGCAGCGCACAGCAGCACGTCACGAGCGCGAGCAAGCCGCTGAGTTCGCCAATCGTGCCGAACGCCGCGGAAATCAGCGTCCCGGCCCCCGCGATCGAATGCCCAGACGAGGACACTCTTCATGA
- a CDS encoding HIT domain-containing protein, which yields MTEPSIFTRILSGDIPGEIVVDTGTVFAIRDINPQAPLHMLVIPKTEQYRDVTELAAGDPALLAEIVAVAKQIADEHANGEYRLIFNTGPSVAQSVFHVHAHVLGNLEENKLVGF from the coding sequence ATGACCGAACCGTCGATCTTCACCCGCATCCTCAGCGGAGACATCCCCGGCGAGATCGTGGTCGACACAGGAACGGTCTTCGCGATCCGCGACATCAATCCACAGGCACCGCTGCACATGCTCGTCATCCCCAAGACCGAGCAGTACCGTGACGTCACCGAACTCGCCGCGGGCGACCCCGCGCTGCTCGCCGAGATCGTCGCAGTTGCCAAGCAGATCGCCGATGAGCACGCCAACGGAGAGTATCGTCTGATCTTCAACACCGGACCGAGCGTCGCGCAGTCCGTCTTCCACGTGCACGCACACGTGCTCGGCAACCTCGAGGAGAACAAGCTCGTTGGCTTCTGA
- a CDS encoding GIY-YIG nuclease family protein, producing the protein MARVYMLRCSDGTLYVGSTINLDDRLAAHKAGMGAEYTKRRLPVELLWCGAFDSIDESFAWEKRLQGWSHAKRVAFAEGGLDAVIGWQSRQRKAKTRR; encoded by the coding sequence ATGGCACGCGTGTACATGCTTCGCTGCTCCGACGGCACGCTGTACGTCGGCAGCACCATCAATCTCGACGACCGCCTGGCCGCGCACAAGGCTGGAATGGGTGCCGAGTACACCAAGCGCCGGCTGCCCGTCGAGCTGCTCTGGTGCGGAGCGTTCGACAGCATCGACGAGTCCTTCGCGTGGGAAAAGCGCCTGCAGGGCTGGAGCCACGCCAAGAGAGTGGCCTTCGCGGAAGGCGGGTTGGACGCCGTCATCGGATGGCAGAGTCGACAGCGCAAGGCGAAGACTCGTCGGTGA
- a CDS encoding 16S rRNA (uracil(1498)-N(3))-methyltransferase — protein MALHFLVEGCSGVAVGDIVSLTGAEAKHAAVVRRVRVGETVTVGDGRGVWLEGSVSDVSASRVEVTITARSAVDAPSARLTLVQALAKGDRDELAVQAACELGVDEVVPWQASRSVSRWEGPKAVKGRERWATIVREAAKQAHRSWVPEVSEPVTTAQLVSRAEGARMLVLDPTASVRLSEITVEPGAAADLMLVVGPEGGITPEELEKFDAAGAERVRLGDTVLRTSTAGPAAIAVLSVALGRW, from the coding sequence GTGGCTCTGCACTTCCTCGTCGAAGGATGCTCCGGCGTCGCTGTCGGCGACATCGTCTCTCTCACGGGCGCCGAGGCGAAACATGCGGCGGTGGTGCGCCGGGTGCGCGTGGGAGAGACGGTGACCGTCGGCGACGGACGCGGCGTCTGGCTCGAGGGCTCGGTGTCGGACGTGTCGGCGTCGCGTGTGGAGGTGACGATCACCGCGCGCTCAGCGGTGGATGCGCCCTCGGCTCGCCTCACGCTGGTCCAGGCTCTCGCCAAGGGCGATCGCGACGAGCTCGCGGTGCAGGCCGCGTGCGAACTCGGCGTCGACGAGGTGGTGCCCTGGCAGGCGTCACGGAGCGTGTCGCGCTGGGAAGGTCCTAAGGCTGTCAAGGGTCGTGAACGGTGGGCGACGATCGTGCGGGAGGCTGCGAAGCAGGCGCATCGCTCGTGGGTTCCCGAGGTCTCGGAGCCGGTGACGACCGCGCAGCTGGTCTCCCGTGCCGAGGGTGCGCGGATGCTGGTGCTCGATCCGACCGCGTCGGTGAGGCTCTCGGAGATCACTGTGGAGCCCGGAGCTGCCGCCGATCTCATGCTCGTCGTCGGGCCGGAGGGCGGGATCACCCCCGAGGAGCTCGAGAAGTTCGACGCTGCAGGGGCCGAGCGCGTGCGCCTCGGCGACACGGTGCTGCGCACCTCGACGGCGGGTCCCGCCGCGATCGCGGTGCTCTCCGTCGCCCTCGGCCGCTGGTAG
- the dnaJ gene encoding molecular chaperone DnaJ — MADHYEVLGVSRDASTDEIKKAYRKLARQLHPDVNPGEDAAERFKLVTHAYDVLSDEDSRRRYDMGGGDGAAGDFGGFGGFGDIFETFFGAAQGGGRGGRPRSRKERGQDALVRVTLDLGDVVFGAHRDIEVDTAVLCETCHGSCTQPGTQPVTCDICGGTGHVQRQVRSLLGNVVTSQPCGTCQGYGTVIPHPCGTCNGQGRVRSRRTVSLDIPAGVETGLRLQLPGSGEVGQAGGPNGDLYVEVTVSPHAAFSREGDDLLATLEVSMADAILGTETSIDGLDGTVDLEIRPGVQSGDVLTIKGRGITPLRGNQRGDLRVGVQVVTPTKLDSAQRALIEDFAKKQKAPGPQLAQFQQGLFSKLRDRFRH, encoded by the coding sequence GTGGCGGACCACTACGAGGTCCTCGGGGTGTCGCGAGACGCATCGACGGACGAGATCAAGAAGGCGTATCGCAAGCTTGCGCGTCAGCTGCACCCGGATGTGAACCCGGGGGAGGACGCTGCCGAGCGGTTCAAGCTCGTCACGCACGCCTATGACGTGCTGAGTGACGAGGACTCACGCCGCCGCTACGACATGGGCGGCGGAGACGGCGCCGCAGGCGACTTCGGGGGCTTCGGCGGTTTCGGCGACATCTTTGAGACGTTCTTCGGCGCCGCGCAGGGCGGCGGCCGCGGTGGACGCCCGCGGTCGCGCAAGGAGCGAGGGCAGGACGCGCTGGTGCGCGTCACACTCGACCTCGGCGATGTCGTCTTCGGCGCGCATCGCGACATCGAGGTCGACACGGCCGTTCTGTGCGAGACCTGTCACGGATCGTGCACACAGCCCGGCACGCAGCCGGTGACCTGCGACATCTGCGGTGGCACGGGCCATGTGCAGCGCCAGGTGCGCAGCCTGCTCGGCAACGTCGTCACGTCGCAGCCGTGCGGTACCTGCCAGGGATACGGCACCGTGATCCCGCACCCGTGCGGCACGTGCAACGGTCAGGGGCGCGTGCGCTCGCGCCGCACCGTGTCGCTCGACATTCCGGCAGGCGTGGAGACGGGTCTGCGTCTGCAGCTGCCCGGCTCCGGCGAGGTCGGCCAGGCCGGGGGCCCGAACGGCGACCTGTACGTCGAGGTCACGGTCTCGCCGCATGCCGCGTTCAGCCGTGAAGGCGACGATCTGCTGGCCACGCTCGAGGTGTCGATGGCAGACGCGATCCTGGGCACGGAGACGTCGATCGACGGTCTGGACGGGACTGTGGATCTGGAGATCCGGCCGGGTGTGCAATCGGGCGACGTGCTGACGATCAAGGGCCGGGGAATCACGCCGCTGCGTGGCAATCAGCGCGGTGATCTGAGGGTAGGTGTGCAGGTGGTGACTCCCACCAAGCTCGATTCCGCCCAGCGTGCGCTGATCGAGGACTTCGCGAAGAAGCAGAAGGCGCCGGGTCCGCAGCTCGCGCAGTTCCAGCAGGGACTGTTCTCGAAGCTGCGCGACCGGTTCCGGCACTGA
- the hrcA gene encoding heat-inducible transcriptional repressor HrcA, whose amino-acid sequence MVTERGLQVLRAIVQDYVETHEPVGSKSIVDRHSFGVSAATIRNDMALLEDEELIAAPHTSSGRVPTDKGYRVFVNHLAQLRPLSGAQRSAIESFLTAPADLDDLMVRTVRVLTQLTGQVALAQYPSFARAHLTHIELVSLAPNRLLVVLVTDAGGVSQRIAVLPVDIDDADVAVLRARLSALLTGQTVREATDRVQVLIEGPDGTGVDKAIRLLAGIIGEELAEFRQERLVMAGAATLARREQDFRGSIHPLLEAIEEQVTLLRLMSEMVTDEHGLAASIGAENEAFGLPEASIVASNYIAPGGTARVGVMGPTRMDYPSNLAAARAVARYLSRLLDEDDASR is encoded by the coding sequence ATGGTCACCGAACGCGGGCTGCAGGTGCTCCGAGCGATCGTGCAGGATTACGTCGAGACGCATGAGCCCGTCGGCAGCAAGTCGATCGTTGACCGGCATTCATTCGGCGTCTCCGCCGCGACCATCCGCAACGACATGGCGCTGCTCGAGGACGAAGAGCTCATCGCCGCGCCGCACACATCGTCCGGCCGTGTGCCGACGGACAAGGGCTACCGCGTCTTCGTCAACCACCTCGCGCAGCTGCGCCCGCTCTCGGGCGCGCAGCGCAGCGCGATCGAGTCGTTCCTCACCGCTCCGGCGGATCTCGACGACCTCATGGTCCGCACCGTACGGGTGCTGACGCAGCTGACCGGTCAGGTCGCGCTCGCGCAGTATCCCTCGTTCGCTCGCGCTCACCTCACCCACATCGAGCTGGTGTCGCTCGCGCCGAACCGCCTGCTCGTCGTGCTCGTCACGGACGCCGGCGGAGTGTCGCAGCGCATCGCCGTGCTGCCGGTCGACATCGATGACGCCGACGTGGCTGTGCTGCGTGCGCGGCTGTCGGCGCTGCTCACCGGGCAGACGGTGCGCGAGGCGACCGACCGGGTGCAGGTGCTCATCGAGGGACCGGACGGCACGGGCGTCGACAAGGCCATCCGTCTGCTTGCCGGCATCATCGGCGAGGAGCTCGCCGAGTTCCGGCAGGAGCGGCTCGTGATGGCGGGAGCGGCGACGCTCGCTCGCCGTGAGCAGGACTTCCGCGGCAGCATCCATCCTCTGCTCGAGGCGATCGAGGAGCAGGTGACACTGCTGCGGCTGATGAGCGAGATGGTGACGGACGAGCACGGACTGGCGGCGAGCATCGGCGCCGAGAACGAGGCGTTCGGGCTGCCCGAGGCATCCATCGTCGCGAGCAACTACATCGCACCGGGCGGCACCGCACGCGTCGGAGTGATGGGGCCGACCCGAATGGACTATCCGAGCAATCTTGCGGCGGCACGGGCTGTGGCCCGCTACCTGTCGCGGCTGCTCGACGAAGACGACGCGAGCCGCTGA
- the hemW gene encoding radical SAM family heme chaperone HemW, translating into MAGPLPIGDPAPADGRLPSDLPVDASRPFSAYLHVPFCRVRCGYCDFNTYTSGELRGARQDEYADTLGAEIALARQVLGEAGALRPMETVFFGGGTPTLLPPGDLARMLEAAVSAFGIADGAEVTVEANPDTVTPDVARTLADAGVTRLSVGMQSAVPHVLAALDRTHHPDNVRTAVDAAKDAGLAVSVDLIYGAPGESLADWEASLDAAIALDSDHVSAYALIIEDGTKLARQIRRGEVPAPDDDLQADMYELADACLAQAGFDWYEVSNWARSVGQRSRHNLAYWRGSDWWGFGPGAHSHVAGLRWWNVKHPAAYAQRLAASESPAAGTERPDRESHLLERVLLETRLSDGMAIADLPEANRTRVAGLIADGLVDAATALQGRIRLTLRGRLLADAVVRELTD; encoded by the coding sequence ATGGCGGGGCCCCTGCCGATCGGGGATCCGGCTCCTGCTGATGGCAGACTGCCCTCGGATCTGCCCGTCGATGCGTCGAGGCCGTTCTCGGCATACCTGCACGTGCCGTTCTGCCGCGTCCGCTGCGGCTACTGCGACTTCAATACGTACACCTCCGGCGAGCTGCGCGGAGCGCGGCAGGACGAGTACGCCGACACCCTCGGTGCCGAGATCGCCCTTGCTCGACAGGTGCTGGGCGAGGCGGGCGCGCTGCGCCCGATGGAGACGGTCTTCTTCGGCGGCGGGACCCCGACGCTCCTGCCGCCCGGCGACCTGGCGCGGATGCTGGAGGCTGCTGTCTCCGCGTTCGGCATCGCCGACGGCGCCGAGGTTACGGTCGAGGCGAACCCCGACACCGTGACACCCGACGTGGCGCGTACTCTCGCGGATGCCGGCGTGACGCGGCTGTCGGTCGGCATGCAGTCCGCCGTGCCGCACGTTCTGGCGGCGCTCGACCGCACGCACCACCCGGACAATGTGCGCACGGCGGTGGACGCCGCGAAGGACGCGGGACTCGCCGTCAGCGTCGACCTCATCTACGGCGCTCCCGGCGAGTCGCTCGCCGACTGGGAGGCGTCGCTGGATGCCGCGATCGCGCTCGACTCCGACCACGTCTCGGCGTACGCGCTGATCATCGAGGACGGCACGAAGCTCGCCAGGCAGATCCGCCGCGGCGAGGTGCCTGCACCCGACGACGACCTGCAGGCCGACATGTACGAGCTCGCCGACGCGTGTCTGGCGCAGGCCGGTTTCGACTGGTACGAGGTCAGCAACTGGGCGCGAAGCGTCGGGCAGCGCTCGCGCCACAACCTGGCGTACTGGCGCGGGAGCGACTGGTGGGGCTTCGGTCCCGGCGCGCACAGTCACGTCGCGGGACTGCGCTGGTGGAACGTGAAGCACCCTGCGGCATACGCGCAGCGGCTCGCGGCATCCGAATCGCCTGCGGCGGGAACCGAGCGCCCGGACCGGGAGTCGCATCTGCTGGAGCGCGTGCTCCTGGAGACGCGCCTGTCAGACGGCATGGCGATCGCCGACCTGCCCGAGGCCAACCGCACGCGCGTGGCTGGCCTCATCGCGGACGGCTTGGTGGATGCGGCCACTGCGCTGCAGGGTCGGATCCGGTTGACGCTCAGGGGGCGTCTTCTGGCGGATGCCGTGGTGCGCGAGCTGACCGATTAG
- a CDS encoding DUF1990 family protein: protein MRRGTFRDDTVDYAAVGATHAPDLMQYPPERSIPAEESWRLGSGEERFRSAGEALLSWTAQRAAGLAVQDVRPASGPAYAGVSFDAEGNPIAPSTREVEQRFDAEGTPFAGPGMTLRLRGRVGGMRADAELRVISVTEQARRMGLVLGTVGGSVVSGEELFEIDWREDSDEVWFTVRAFDAPNSVLYRSLPWLVKRRRKELFARYLRAISPLYATPL from the coding sequence ATGCGGCGCGGGACTTTCCGAGACGACACGGTCGATTATGCGGCGGTCGGGGCGACGCACGCCCCCGACCTGATGCAGTACCCGCCGGAGCGCAGTATCCCGGCCGAGGAGTCCTGGCGGCTGGGCAGCGGCGAGGAGCGGTTCCGCAGCGCGGGCGAGGCGCTGCTGTCGTGGACCGCGCAGCGCGCGGCCGGTCTGGCCGTCCAGGATGTGCGTCCGGCATCCGGCCCGGCATACGCGGGTGTCAGCTTCGACGCCGAGGGCAATCCGATCGCGCCGAGCACGCGCGAGGTGGAGCAGCGCTTCGACGCCGAGGGGACACCGTTCGCCGGGCCCGGCATGACCCTTCGCCTGCGCGGCCGGGTAGGCGGGATGCGTGCCGACGCCGAGCTGCGCGTGATCTCGGTGACCGAGCAGGCGCGCCGGATGGGCCTGGTGCTCGGCACCGTCGGCGGTTCGGTCGTCAGCGGCGAGGAGCTGTTCGAGATCGATTGGCGTGAGGACAGCGACGAGGTGTGGTTCACGGTGCGGGCTTTCGACGCTCCCAATTCGGTTCTGTACCGGTCCCTGCCGTGGTTGGTGAAGCGGCGCCGCAAGGAGCTGTTCGCCCGATACCTGCGTGCGATCTCACCGCTCTACGCGACGCCGCTCTGA
- the lepA gene encoding translation elongation factor 4: protein MSPRALTPLSPAATPPSQIRNFCIIAHIDHGKSTLADRMLQITGVVSDRDMRAQYLDRMDIERERGITIKSQAVRMPWSADGDTFALNMIDTPGHVDFTYEVSRSLAACEGAILLVDAAQGIEAQTLANLYLALENDLHIIPVLNKIDLPAADPDRFAKELADLIGGKPEDVLRVSGKTGVGVEELLDRIVQDIPAPVGDPDAPARAMIFDSVYDAYRGVVTYVRMIDGDLSPRERIQMMSTHANHELLEIGVSSPEPIPSKGLGVGEVGYLITGVKDVRQSKVGDTVTTSRDGATEALAGYTDPKPMVFSGIYPIDGSDYAELREALDKLKLSDASLQYEPETSVALGFGFRCGFLGLLHLEIITERLSREFGLDLITTAPSVIYEVTTDTGDTVSVTNPSEYPDGRVASVAEPMVKTAILLPKDYVGTVMELCQSRRGSLLGMEYFSEERVELRYRMPLGEIVFDFFDHLKSKTQGYASLDYEPDGQQEADLVKVDVLLQGDKVDAFSAIVHRDKAYAYGTLMTERLRKLIPRQNFEVPIQAAIGARIIARETIRALRKDVLAKCYGGDISRKRKLLEKQKEGKKRMKMVGRVEVPQEAFIAALSGDVEGKDKK, encoded by the coding sequence ATGTCACCACGCGCTCTCACTCCGCTTTCGCCTGCCGCGACGCCGCCTTCGCAGATCCGCAACTTCTGCATCATCGCCCACATCGATCACGGCAAGTCGACGCTGGCCGACCGCATGCTGCAGATCACCGGCGTGGTGTCGGATCGGGACATGCGCGCGCAGTACCTCGACCGCATGGACATCGAGCGCGAACGCGGCATCACCATCAAGAGCCAGGCGGTGCGGATGCCGTGGTCCGCCGACGGCGACACGTTCGCGCTGAACATGATCGATACGCCGGGGCACGTCGACTTCACGTATGAAGTGTCGCGCTCGCTCGCCGCGTGCGAAGGTGCGATCCTGCTGGTCGACGCCGCGCAGGGCATCGAGGCCCAGACCCTGGCGAACCTGTACCTGGCGCTCGAGAACGACCTGCACATCATCCCCGTGCTGAACAAGATCGACCTGCCGGCAGCCGACCCCGACCGCTTCGCCAAGGAGCTCGCCGACCTCATCGGCGGCAAGCCGGAGGACGTGCTGCGGGTGTCGGGCAAGACCGGCGTCGGGGTGGAGGAGCTGCTCGACCGCATCGTGCAGGACATCCCAGCGCCCGTCGGCGATCCGGATGCTCCGGCCCGTGCCATGATCTTCGACTCCGTCTACGACGCCTACCGCGGTGTCGTGACCTACGTGCGAATGATCGACGGCGACCTGTCGCCGCGCGAGCGCATCCAGATGATGTCGACGCACGCGAACCACGAGCTGCTCGAGATCGGCGTCTCCAGTCCTGAGCCGATTCCGTCCAAGGGGCTCGGCGTCGGCGAGGTGGGTTACCTCATCACGGGTGTGAAGGACGTGCGCCAGTCCAAGGTCGGCGACACCGTCACGACGAGCCGAGACGGGGCGACCGAGGCTCTGGCCGGATACACCGATCCCAAGCCCATGGTGTTCTCCGGCATCTACCCGATCGACGGCAGCGATTACGCGGAGCTGCGGGAGGCCCTCGACAAGCTGAAGCTGTCCGATGCCTCGCTGCAGTACGAGCCCGAGACCTCTGTGGCCCTCGGCTTCGGCTTCCGCTGCGGCTTCCTCGGCCTGCTGCACCTCGAGATCATCACCGAGCGGCTCAGCCGAGAGTTCGGTCTCGACCTGATCACGACCGCGCCGAGCGTGATCTATGAAGTCACCACCGACACGGGGGACACCGTGTCGGTGACCAATCCGAGCGAGTACCCGGACGGGCGGGTCGCCTCTGTGGCGGAGCCGATGGTGAAGACCGCGATCCTGCTGCCGAAGGACTACGTCGGCACGGTCATGGAGCTGTGCCAGTCCCGCCGCGGGTCGCTGCTGGGGATGGAGTACTTCTCCGAGGAGCGCGTGGAGCTGCGGTACCGGATGCCGCTCGGCGAGATCGTGTTCGATTTCTTCGACCACCTCAAATCCAAGACGCAGGGTTACGCCAGCCTCGACTACGAGCCGGACGGCCAGCAGGAGGCGGATCTGGTGAAGGTCGACGTCCTGCTGCAGGGCGACAAGGTCGATGCGTTCAGCGCGATCGTGCATCGCGACAAGGCGTACGCCTACGGCACGCTCATGACGGAGCGGCTGCGCAAGCTCATTCCCCGACAGAACTTCGAGGTTCCGATCCAGGCGGCCATCGGCGCCCGGATCATCGCCCGTGAGACGATCCGCGCCCTCCGCAAGGACGTGCTCGCCAAGTGCTACGGCGGTGACATCAGCCGCAAGCGCAAGCTGCTCGAGAAGCAGAAGGAGGGCAAGAAGCGCATGAAGATGGTCGGTCGCGTCGAGGTCCCCCAGGAGGCGTTCATCGCGGCGCTGTCCGGCGACGTCGAAGGCAAGGACAAGAAGTAG